A window from Zonotrichia albicollis isolate bZonAlb1 chromosome 8, bZonAlb1.hap1, whole genome shotgun sequence encodes these proteins:
- the LOC102065865 gene encoding olfactory receptor 14J1-like, translating into MCYDRYVSICKPLHYGTLLGSRACAHMAAAAWASAFLYSLLHTANTFSLPLCHGNALGQFFCEIPQILKLFCSKSYLRELGLSAISSCLVCGCFVFIVFSYVQIFRAVLRIPSEQGRHKAFSTCLPHLAVVSLFLSTATFAHLKPPSISFPSLDLSLSVLYSVVPPALNPLIYSLRNQELKKALRRLLS; encoded by the coding sequence atgtgctatgaccgctacgtgtccatctgcaaacccctgcactacgggaccctcctgggcagcagagcttgtgcccacatggcagcagctgcctgggccagtgcctttctctattcactgctgcacacagccaatacattttccctgcccctgtgccatggcaatgccctgggccagttcttctgtgaaatcccccagatcctcaagctgtTCTGCTCCAAATCTTATCTCAGGGAACTTGGACTCAGTGCAATTAGTTCCTGTTTGGTAtgtggttgttttgtgttcattgttttctcctatgtgcagatcttcagggccgtgctgaggatcccctctgaacagggacggcacaaagccttttccacctgcctccctcacctggccgtggtctctctgttcctcagcacagccacatTTGCTCatctgaagcccccctccatttccttcccatccctggatctgtcactgtcagttctgtactcagtggtgcctccagccctgaatcccctcatctacagcctgaggaaccaggagctcaagaaAGCTCTAAGGAGACTTCTGTCTTGA